From a region of the Chitinophaga caseinilytica genome:
- a CDS encoding M48 family metallopeptidase, which translates to MKTFQGYYSYETPDHIQGADITVTNKRIEIHLKDAHGNPRIVHWYWENVVRGEERPGGCVLHHTGLPLQTLIVPNGEFAAEVDVQMKKKRRNFPTAWVTFFTTGLIILGLIVAAFVWIVPWLAGKAANALPVEYEVSMGEEAYKSLIAEYKILPKQTEQVNKFYKQMGVKSPYPIQITVVDFDQTNAFAVPGGHIVVYSGLLKRMQHPEELAALLAHESSHVNLRHTTRSLMQSLGTFTAVSLIFGDVTGIGAVLVENASSLKNLEYSRRLEKEADLNGLSMLKNQEIPGNGFVLLFKTLGQGGGSAPSEWLSSHPDLERRAEYVQEKLSNPEPAVPAPLKATWDQIRAGLK; encoded by the coding sequence ATGAAAACTTTTCAGGGTTATTACTCCTATGAAACGCCCGACCATATCCAGGGTGCAGACATCACAGTTACGAACAAACGTATCGAAATCCATTTGAAAGACGCCCACGGCAATCCGCGCATCGTGCACTGGTACTGGGAAAACGTGGTGCGGGGCGAAGAGCGCCCCGGCGGCTGCGTGCTCCATCACACCGGCCTTCCCCTTCAAACGCTGATCGTTCCCAACGGCGAATTCGCTGCCGAAGTGGATGTGCAGATGAAAAAGAAACGCCGCAATTTCCCCACTGCCTGGGTCACCTTTTTCACGACGGGGCTCATCATCCTGGGGCTGATCGTGGCCGCGTTCGTATGGATCGTTCCGTGGCTGGCCGGCAAAGCGGCCAACGCGCTGCCGGTGGAATACGAAGTATCGATGGGGGAGGAAGCGTATAAATCGCTCATCGCCGAATATAAAATCCTGCCGAAACAAACCGAACAGGTCAATAAATTTTACAAACAGATGGGCGTGAAATCCCCCTATCCCATTCAAATTACGGTGGTGGATTTCGACCAAACGAACGCTTTCGCCGTTCCCGGCGGCCACATCGTGGTGTACAGCGGCCTGCTCAAGCGCATGCAGCATCCTGAAGAGCTGGCGGCGCTGCTGGCGCATGAAAGCTCGCACGTCAACCTCCGCCATACCACCCGCTCGCTCATGCAGAGCCTCGGCACCTTCACCGCCGTAAGCCTCATTTTCGGCGACGTCACCGGCATCGGCGCGGTACTGGTGGAAAACGCCAGCTCGCTGAAGAACCTGGAATATTCCCGCCGGCTCGAAAAGGAAGCCGACCTCAACGGCCTGAGCATGCTCAAAAACCAGGAAATCCCCGGCAACGGGTTCGTGCTCCTGTTCAAAACGCTCGGCCAGGGCGGCGGCTCCGCGCCCTCCGAATGGCTCAGCTCGCATCCTGACCTGGAGCGCCGCGCGGAATACGTACAGGAAAAGTTGTCTAACCCCGAACCCGCCGTTCCCGCTCCGCTGAAAGCAACGTGGGATCAGATCAGGGCTGGTTTGAAATAG
- a CDS encoding AraC family transcriptional regulator — translation MIQRKFQHTFTLLNVDRVQLDARWNYQHVISPYYRIYYIHDGDGSLSGAGGTVTLEPGFLYIIPSFTLCNMRCDSHLDQYFVQFFEDSTDGISLFAQQRSILKVAATEMDGLLFNRLLEINPGRGINRSDNPKVYEKDVYYREYQELNNLQNIAVSMETQGILWQLTARFLSQHATDGQEATPIPGKLAETLDYIALHLHAELTVNFLASRVNLHPDYFSRQFKAFTGTRPLNHIHEKRIERAQYLMATTRLSYAEISAQLGFGDISHFSKAFRKSTGMAPRDYRKQLYLVGFHHHPKNISE, via the coding sequence ATGATCCAACGAAAATTCCAGCACACTTTCACTCTATTGAATGTAGACCGCGTACAGCTCGATGCACGATGGAATTACCAGCACGTCATCAGTCCATATTACCGGATTTATTATATCCACGACGGCGACGGCTCCCTGTCGGGCGCAGGTGGAACGGTGACGCTGGAGCCAGGGTTCCTCTACATCATCCCCAGCTTTACGTTGTGCAATATGCGGTGCGACAGCCATCTCGACCAGTATTTCGTCCAGTTTTTCGAAGATTCGACGGACGGGATTTCCCTTTTCGCGCAGCAGCGCAGCATTTTGAAAGTGGCGGCAACGGAAATGGATGGATTATTGTTCAACCGCCTCCTGGAAATCAATCCCGGCCGGGGCATCAACCGGTCCGACAATCCGAAAGTGTATGAAAAAGACGTGTATTACCGGGAGTACCAGGAACTGAACAACCTCCAGAACATAGCGGTGTCTATGGAAACGCAGGGCATTCTCTGGCAATTGACGGCCAGGTTCCTCAGCCAGCACGCTACAGACGGGCAGGAGGCAACGCCCATCCCGGGGAAACTCGCCGAAACGCTGGACTACATCGCCCTTCACCTGCATGCAGAACTGACGGTCAATTTCCTCGCATCCCGCGTGAACCTGCACCCGGATTATTTCTCACGTCAATTCAAAGCGTTTACCGGTACCCGCCCCCTCAACCACATCCACGAAAAACGGATCGAACGGGCGCAATATTTAATGGCCACCACGCGGCTGAGTTACGCCGAAATCAGCGCCCAGCTGGGGTTTGGCGATATCTCCCATTTCTCGAAAGCCTTCCGGAAATCGACGGGCATGGCGCCGAGAGACTACCGGAAACAGCTATACCTCGTGGGCTTCCATCATCACCCGAAAAATATATCCGAATAG
- a CDS encoding DUF1800 domain-containing protein: MPVVPLQTQMQHLGWRAGFGEGLPEIRSWMKKRRKEVVRKVILGPSDAPSPIRVVDETDLPDYRRQRNMGAEERKMVQRLNTDGIKDLNVLWSHAMITSDHPLREKMALFWHGHFACRTQNVLFNQQLLDTIRRHGLGNFGTLLSEVSKSPAMLGFLNNQQNRKQRPNENFAREVMELFTLGRGNYTEKDVKESARAFTGWGYNDMGEFQFRKNVHDDGPKTILGKTGNYNGDDVINILLEQKQTAKFISGKIYRYFVHENGNEAHEHELAEKFYRSGYDLRALMEHIFMADWFYDDSIVGSRIKSPVELIVGLRRAVPMRFEQEEAMLVFQRVLGQTLFYPPNVAGWPGGRNWIDSSSLMFRLRVPQIILYSQEFNIRPKEITPEMGEGQNYKMTMQVNELLKKQYARRVNAQVDWQPYLDGFKEVKREELAESIAQSLLVRSKGIDRALLEKYSDASSRENYIKTVTIDVMSTPEYQMC; encoded by the coding sequence ATGCCAGTTGTTCCATTACAGACACAAATGCAGCACCTGGGCTGGAGGGCCGGTTTCGGCGAAGGCCTTCCCGAGATCAGGTCCTGGATGAAAAAGCGGCGGAAGGAAGTGGTGCGTAAAGTCATCCTCGGCCCCTCAGATGCCCCGTCGCCCATCCGCGTGGTGGACGAAACCGATCTCCCCGACTACCGGCGCCAGCGCAATATGGGCGCGGAAGAGCGCAAAATGGTACAACGCCTCAATACAGACGGCATCAAAGATCTCAACGTTTTATGGTCGCACGCCATGATCACCAGCGATCATCCGCTGCGGGAAAAAATGGCGCTGTTCTGGCACGGGCATTTTGCCTGCAGAACGCAGAACGTCCTTTTTAACCAGCAGTTGCTCGACACCATCCGGCGCCACGGCCTGGGGAATTTCGGGACGCTCCTCAGCGAAGTGTCCAAATCCCCCGCCATGCTGGGCTTCCTCAACAACCAGCAAAACCGCAAACAAAGGCCCAACGAGAATTTCGCGCGGGAAGTGATGGAACTTTTCACCCTCGGCCGCGGAAATTACACGGAAAAAGACGTGAAAGAATCCGCCAGGGCGTTCACGGGATGGGGATACAACGATATGGGCGAATTCCAGTTCCGGAAAAACGTGCACGACGACGGCCCCAAAACCATCCTCGGGAAAACGGGGAATTATAATGGGGACGACGTCATCAACATCCTCCTCGAACAAAAACAGACCGCAAAATTCATCTCCGGAAAAATATACCGCTACTTCGTTCACGAAAACGGCAACGAAGCGCATGAACACGAACTGGCGGAGAAATTCTACCGCAGTGGGTACGATCTGCGCGCGCTCATGGAACATATTTTCATGGCCGACTGGTTTTACGACGACAGCATCGTGGGCAGCAGGATCAAATCGCCGGTAGAGCTCATCGTAGGGCTGCGCCGCGCCGTGCCCATGCGCTTCGAGCAGGAAGAAGCCATGCTGGTGTTCCAGCGGGTACTGGGGCAAACGCTTTTCTATCCGCCGAACGTAGCCGGCTGGCCGGGCGGGAGGAACTGGATAGACAGCTCCAGCCTTATGTTCCGCCTCCGCGTGCCACAGATCATTTTGTATTCGCAGGAATTCAACATCCGCCCGAAAGAAATCACCCCTGAAATGGGCGAAGGCCAGAATTACAAAATGACGATGCAGGTGAACGAACTGCTGAAAAAACAGTATGCCCGCCGCGTGAACGCGCAGGTAGACTGGCAGCCGTACCTCGATGGGTTCAAGGAAGTGAAGCGGGAAGAACTGGCGGAATCCATCGCGCAGTCGCTGCTGGTGCGGAGCAAAGGCATCGACAGGGCATTGCTGGAAAAATATTCCGACGCCTCCTCGCGCGAGAATTACATCAAAACGGTAACGATCGACGTGATGAGCACGCCGGAGTACCAAATGTGCTAA
- a CDS encoding GNAT family N-acetyltransferase, with translation MRHFLPNGKQLIIRPPQVMDAQACLTTFQTVTRETDFLLYTHEESLLYNLAKEEAFIRSYIDNPNNLFLVADVEGEIAGMVSLNQGRTRKQHHMALLGIAVLHKYWNMGIGRRLLTSAIRWAEGHPRIAVVHFEVLANNERAIQLYRNFNFTEHGRIPGGIIQPDGSLVDLVVMSKRIKPIQDR, from the coding sequence ATGCGACACTTCCTTCCCAATGGCAAACAACTGATCATCCGTCCTCCCCAGGTCATGGATGCGCAAGCTTGTTTGACGACCTTTCAAACGGTTACGCGGGAAACGGATTTCCTGCTGTACACCCACGAAGAATCCCTGCTGTACAACCTGGCGAAGGAAGAGGCGTTCATCCGTTCTTACATCGACAATCCGAACAACCTGTTCCTGGTGGCCGATGTGGAAGGGGAGATCGCCGGGATGGTGAGCCTCAACCAGGGCCGCACGCGCAAGCAGCACCATATGGCGCTGCTGGGCATCGCGGTGTTGCATAAATACTGGAACATGGGCATCGGACGGCGGTTGCTGACATCGGCCATCCGATGGGCGGAAGGGCATCCCCGCATCGCAGTGGTCCATTTCGAAGTGCTGGCCAATAACGAACGGGCCATCCAGCTGTACCGGAATTTCAATTTTACAGAACATGGCCGCATCCCCGGCGGTATCATCCAGCCGGATGGTTCGCTGGTAGACCTGGTGGTCATGAGCAAACGTATCAAACCCATACAAGACCGATGA
- a CDS encoding ThiF family adenylyltransferase, which yields MNRYDRQIRLEGFGPEKQDMLRNASVLVVGAGGLGVPVLQYLTAMGVGRIGIAEEDTVSVTNLQRQVIYTTADEGKPKIGAAISRLSALSPDTVFTPHPHYLSTANALGIVAQYDLVVDCSDNFGTRYLINDACVILQKPFIYGSIFQYEGQVSVLNHNGSGTYRCLFPEPGNAPDCNDVGVLGVLPGIIGCYQASEAVKVLTGIGEPLANQLLTIQLLDNTHQVFTFQPQPGNHDITALEDSYGNSVCDARTLQLLSVQELKDWLDEGRDFQLIDVRERDEWEYCHIEGAVHIPLRRVAASLSNLPRETPVAMICHHGIRSRASAELLLQAGFRDVYNVTGGIHAWACEIDPTMAQY from the coding sequence ATGAATCGCTACGACAGACAGATCAGGCTGGAAGGCTTCGGCCCCGAGAAGCAGGACATGCTGCGCAACGCATCCGTGCTGGTGGTTGGCGCCGGTGGCCTCGGTGTGCCGGTATTGCAATATCTCACCGCCATGGGCGTGGGCCGGATCGGGATCGCGGAAGAAGATACCGTTTCCGTCACCAATCTCCAGCGACAGGTGATCTATACCACGGCCGATGAAGGGAAACCGAAGATCGGCGCGGCTATCAGCCGGTTGAGCGCCCTCAGTCCCGACACCGTTTTTACCCCGCATCCGCATTATCTCAGCACTGCCAACGCGCTCGGCATCGTGGCGCAGTACGACCTGGTGGTGGATTGTTCCGATAACTTCGGGACGCGCTACCTCATCAACGATGCCTGCGTCATCCTCCAAAAACCTTTCATTTACGGTTCCATTTTCCAGTACGAAGGGCAGGTGAGCGTACTGAACCACAACGGCAGTGGTACCTATCGCTGTCTTTTTCCCGAACCGGGAAATGCGCCCGATTGCAACGATGTGGGCGTGTTGGGTGTGTTGCCCGGCATCATCGGTTGCTACCAGGCTTCGGAAGCGGTGAAAGTGCTCACCGGCATCGGGGAGCCGCTCGCCAACCAGCTGCTGACCATCCAGTTGCTCGATAATACGCACCAGGTCTTCACTTTCCAGCCGCAACCCGGCAATCATGATATTACCGCATTGGAGGACAGCTACGGCAACTCCGTTTGCGACGCCCGCACGCTCCAGCTCCTTTCCGTACAGGAATTGAAGGATTGGCTGGACGAAGGCCGTGATTTTCAATTGATAGACGTCCGCGAGCGCGACGAATGGGAATACTGCCATATCGAAGGGGCGGTGCACATTCCGCTGCGGCGGGTGGCGGCGTCTTTGTCGAACCTCCCGCGGGAAACGCCGGTGGCGATGATCTGCCACCACGGGATACGGAGCCGCGCTTCGGCCGAATTGCTGTTGCAGGCCGGGTTCCGGGACGTGTACAACGTGACGGGCGGCATCCATGCCTGGGCCTGCGAAATCGACCCCACTATGGCCCAGTATTGA
- a CDS encoding DUF1501 domain-containing protein: MLIHRRRFLQVGSLASASLMLPKFLKAMEQGNFVPPGNKVLVVVQLSGGNDGLNTVVPYRNDIYYKLRPQLGIRRNDALALNDELGIHPALKTFKSLYDDGSLGVLNNVGYPNPDRSHFRSMDIWQSASDSKDYWGTGWLGRFLDAQCKGCDKPTQALEIDDTLSLALKGNDVKGLALTDPQRLYGASNDRYFRDLLAKQQHDDEHHNVDYLYKTMAETISSAGYIQQQFKTYKSKESYPNTELGKNMKTIAELIMTDINTSVYYVSHGSFDTHVGQQNQQQRLFSQLSDALAPFVADLKKNHRFEDVLVMTFSEFGRRVAQNASGGTDHGTANNMFLVGGGLKEKGILNDGPNLTDLKDGDLQFKVDFKSVYATLLKKWLGADDAAILQQSYEHLSFI; this comes from the coding sequence ATGCTAATACACAGACGTCGTTTTTTACAAGTGGGCTCCCTGGCATCGGCCAGCCTCATGCTGCCCAAATTCCTCAAAGCCATGGAACAGGGGAATTTCGTGCCCCCGGGCAATAAGGTCCTGGTAGTGGTTCAGCTCTCCGGCGGCAACGACGGGCTCAACACCGTTGTCCCTTACCGCAACGATATTTACTACAAGCTCCGCCCGCAACTGGGCATCCGGAGAAACGATGCGCTCGCCCTGAACGACGAGCTGGGCATCCATCCCGCCCTCAAAACCTTCAAAAGCCTGTACGACGACGGTTCGCTGGGCGTCCTCAACAACGTAGGCTACCCCAATCCCGACCGTTCCCACTTCCGCAGTATGGACATCTGGCAAAGCGCCAGCGATTCCAAAGATTACTGGGGCACGGGCTGGCTCGGCCGTTTCCTCGACGCGCAATGCAAAGGCTGCGACAAGCCCACGCAAGCCCTCGAAATAGACGATACCCTCAGCCTTGCGCTGAAAGGTAACGATGTGAAGGGGCTGGCCCTCACCGATCCGCAAAGGTTGTACGGCGCCAGCAACGACCGATATTTCCGTGACCTGCTCGCTAAACAGCAGCACGACGACGAGCATCACAACGTCGATTACCTCTACAAAACCATGGCGGAAACCATTTCCTCCGCCGGGTATATCCAGCAGCAGTTCAAAACGTACAAAAGCAAGGAAAGTTATCCGAACACGGAGCTGGGGAAAAACATGAAAACGATCGCCGAGCTGATCATGACGGATATCAACACGAGCGTGTATTACGTTTCCCATGGCAGTTTCGATACGCACGTTGGCCAGCAGAACCAGCAGCAGCGGCTGTTTTCACAACTCAGTGACGCCCTGGCGCCGTTCGTGGCCGATCTGAAGAAGAACCACCGGTTCGAAGACGTGCTGGTCATGACTTTCAGCGAATTCGGACGGCGGGTGGCGCAGAACGCCAGCGGCGGTACCGATCACGGAACGGCGAACAATATGTTCCTCGTGGGCGGTGGCCTGAAGGAGAAAGGCATCCTTAACGACGGCCCCAACCTTACCGACCTGAAAGACGGCGATCTGCAATTCAAGGTCGATTTCAAATCGGTGTACGCCACGCTGCTGAAGAAATGGCTGGGGGCAGACGATGCCGCCATCCTGCAGCAATCCTACGAGCATTTATCCTTCATCTAA
- a CDS encoding alpha-L-fucosidase: MNRRTLVKGALAGIPSLLLSGVVGRAAGFSGVLSPASAAPFQPNWDSLSNYAVPDWYRDAKFGLWAHWGPQCEPEYGDWYAQSMYHEGSATYKYHCEKYGHPSKFGFKDVIRQWKAEKWDPSELLGLYKKAGAKFFVAMANHH, from the coding sequence ATGAATAGAAGGACATTGGTCAAGGGCGCGCTCGCCGGTATTCCCTCGTTATTGCTTTCCGGCGTTGTCGGCCGTGCGGCGGGTTTCTCCGGGGTATTGTCTCCCGCTTCCGCAGCCCCGTTCCAGCCCAACTGGGATTCGCTGTCCAATTACGCGGTCCCCGATTGGTACCGCGACGCGAAGTTCGGCCTCTGGGCGCACTGGGGCCCGCAATGCGAGCCGGAGTACGGCGACTGGTACGCGCAATCCATGTACCACGAAGGCAGCGCCACTTACAAATATCACTGCGAAAAATACGGCCATCCTTCGAAGTTCGGTTTCAAAGACGTGATCCGCCAATGGAAAGCGGAAAAATGGGACCCTTCCGAACTACTGGGCCTCTACAAAAAAGCCGGCGCGAAGTTCTTCGTGGCCATGGCCAATCATCACTGA
- a CDS encoding T9SS type A sorting domain-containing protein: MAAVLINSATDLGAPGPDFITGFGAVDARAAARTVVDRRYATGRVGQGNAFQMPVPAGTGTLRVTMRYTDLEAPANSARALTNDLDLWLTDAAGNRFGPWTLSAFPHKDSLTRTAIPGRDSLNNTEQVQARSAAGGLTIHVQGRKVSGLQTFALAWQWIPDNYFEWDAPAFAETLDARARATLRWSTNIGGPGKIFYRQGDSGNWQPLANVLNVEEGQVGWETPPAFGPMQLRMDVAGKSFTGPQFLVAPRLRPATGFICEDSALVWWAAAPGASRYRVYALENDAYRLLGETVDTTFAFRPSTVVSGIVAVSAVAQQEGARSAAHRFSANAPGCYVRNFTADLDAAGAVQLQLELGTPVGLRNIRWFRQGMVLGSATPGNGFVYAATDERPPQGIVYYYAELELANGRRILTDAVPVAVTGAEEYILFPNPAGEWIRLLAKGLRGQQIVVTDMQGRVRKSLRMESLQQEIPLGGLPAGNYWIGVYEDGKRQFGARFVKVR, from the coding sequence ATGGCCGCCGTGCTGATCAATTCCGCCACAGACCTCGGTGCGCCGGGCCCCGATTTTATTACAGGCTTTGGTGCGGTGGACGCGCGCGCCGCGGCGAGAACGGTCGTTGACCGAAGGTACGCCACAGGGCGCGTGGGGCAAGGGAATGCCTTCCAGATGCCTGTTCCGGCAGGAACGGGAACACTCCGCGTGACGATGCGGTACACCGACCTGGAAGCGCCGGCCAACAGCGCCCGCGCCCTCACCAACGACCTCGACCTGTGGCTGACCGACGCGGCGGGAAACCGCTTCGGTCCCTGGACGCTTTCCGCGTTTCCGCATAAGGATAGTCTTACCCGCACCGCGATCCCCGGTCGCGACAGCCTCAACAATACCGAGCAGGTACAGGCACGGTCTGCTGCCGGTGGATTGACCATTCACGTTCAGGGCCGCAAAGTGAGCGGCCTGCAAACCTTCGCCCTGGCCTGGCAATGGATACCCGACAATTATTTCGAATGGGACGCGCCCGCCTTCGCCGAAACGCTGGATGCCCGCGCACGGGCTACGTTGCGCTGGAGTACGAACATCGGCGGCCCCGGGAAAATTTTTTACCGGCAGGGAGATTCGGGCAACTGGCAGCCGCTGGCCAACGTACTGAATGTGGAAGAAGGCCAGGTGGGGTGGGAAACGCCCCCGGCATTCGGGCCCATGCAATTGCGGATGGATGTTGCCGGGAAATCGTTCACGGGCCCGCAATTCCTGGTAGCGCCGCGCCTCCGGCCCGCAACCGGCTTCATCTGCGAAGACAGCGCCCTGGTTTGGTGGGCCGCGGCCCCGGGCGCTTCCCGGTACCGGGTTTACGCGCTGGAGAACGATGCTTACCGTCTGCTTGGCGAAACAGTGGATACGACATTCGCTTTCCGTCCATCTACGGTTGTTTCGGGCATCGTAGCCGTGAGCGCCGTTGCGCAACAGGAAGGCGCCCGCAGCGCGGCGCATCGCTTTTCCGCCAACGCGCCCGGTTGCTACGTCCGCAATTTTACGGCCGATCTGGATGCTGCCGGGGCCGTGCAATTGCAGCTGGAGCTGGGAACGCCCGTCGGTTTGCGGAATATCCGCTGGTTCAGACAGGGAATGGTGTTGGGAAGTGCAACGCCGGGGAATGGTTTCGTATATGCGGCAACGGATGAACGGCCGCCGCAAGGGATCGTATATTATTATGCAGAACTGGAGCTGGCGAATGGCCGTAGAATTCTGACAGACGCAGTGCCCGTGGCGGTTACCGGCGCCGAAGAATACATCCTCTTCCCGAACCCCGCCGGCGAATGGATAAGGCTCCTGGCGAAAGGGCTGCGCGGGCAGCAGATCGTAGTGACGGACATGCAGGGCCGGGTGCGGAAAAGCCTGCGGATGGAAAGCCTCCAGCAGGAAATTCCCCTGGGCGGGCTCCCCGCCGGCAATTATTGGATCGGCGTGTATGAAGACGGGAAACGGCAGTTCGGCGCGCGCTTCGTTAAAGTGCGTTGA
- the bla gene encoding class A beta-lactamase — MRSYIISATIITLMASCAGNPKQPAADSLTVSATSTSPTTDSLRQQISAIAAEAKGIVGVAIQNFTTGDTLTLNDTARLPMQSVFKFPIAMAVLKQVDEGKLTLEQTLPVTPDDLFETYSPLQDSFPKGTKDKTIANLIYLMVAKSDNIACDVLIRKVGGCKVINDFVHGLGVKNIEIVLTEEEMNGPGTGFDLQFKNWANASAYSQLLDILRKGTALSKPSNDFLMNTMLATTTGKNRLPGLLPAGTPVAHKTGSGSTKDGLVSATNDAGIITLPNGQLLAVSVFVSMSAADEATRDAVIAKIAKAAYDHYSK; from the coding sequence ATGCGTTCCTACATCATTTCCGCCACCATCATCACCCTCATGGCTTCCTGCGCCGGCAACCCGAAACAGCCTGCGGCAGACAGTCTCACCGTATCCGCGACCTCCACGTCGCCCACCACCGATTCCCTCCGCCAGCAAATCTCCGCCATCGCCGCGGAAGCAAAAGGTATCGTTGGTGTCGCCATTCAGAATTTTACGACCGGAGACACGCTCACGCTCAACGACACCGCCCGCCTCCCGATGCAAAGCGTCTTCAAATTCCCCATCGCCATGGCCGTCCTCAAACAGGTAGACGAAGGCAAACTGACGCTCGAACAAACCCTCCCCGTTACGCCCGACGATCTGTTCGAAACCTACAGCCCGCTGCAAGACAGCTTCCCGAAAGGCACGAAAGACAAAACCATCGCCAACCTCATTTACCTGATGGTAGCCAAAAGCGACAACATCGCCTGCGACGTGCTCATCCGGAAAGTTGGCGGCTGCAAAGTGATCAATGATTTTGTGCATGGCCTTGGTGTAAAAAATATCGAGATCGTACTAACGGAAGAAGAAATGAACGGCCCTGGCACCGGGTTTGACCTGCAGTTCAAAAACTGGGCGAATGCATCCGCCTATTCCCAATTGCTGGACATCCTCCGAAAAGGCACGGCGCTTTCCAAACCCAGCAACGATTTCCTCATGAATACGATGCTCGCTACCACCACCGGCAAAAACCGTCTGCCCGGCCTGCTGCCCGCCGGCACACCGGTTGCGCACAAAACCGGATCGGGCAGCACGAAAGACGGTTTGGTTTCCGCTACCAACGACGCCGGCATCATCACCCTTCCCAACGGCCAGCTGCTGGCGGTTTCCGTGTTCGTTTCCATGAGCGCGGCAGACGAAGCCACCCGCGACGCCGTGATCGCAAAGATCGCCAAGGCGGCGTACGATCATTATTCCAAATAG
- a CDS encoding M57 family metalloprotease, with the protein MRKNTIAALLLGATFAFIVYACKKDGAPQQKDTEPVPQDVIAKIKALGFSSSGVRAAEGGWLVEGDILLTAENLSEASTSANLRIAETEQYRTNNLVKSLPRQITVKVMDLGPAFVSGADLAIARYNAQNLQLTFRRITSGKADITIKGFYQGPSGGFITLGSAGFPTRNGSPYSTISMNTHEQAYGANPNVDYVGSVIQHEMGHCIGFRHTDYMNRAFSCGASGAGNEGASNVGAVHIPGTPTGPDAASWMLACSNGGNRTFNANDIVALNYLY; encoded by the coding sequence ATGAGAAAGAACACCATTGCAGCCCTGCTACTGGGCGCCACGTTCGCCTTCATTGTTTACGCCTGTAAGAAAGATGGGGCTCCCCAGCAAAAGGACACGGAGCCCGTTCCGCAAGATGTGATCGCCAAAATCAAGGCCCTCGGCTTTTCATCGTCCGGCGTTCGCGCAGCGGAAGGCGGATGGCTGGTAGAAGGCGATATCCTGCTGACCGCCGAAAATCTCAGCGAGGCCTCCACATCGGCCAATCTGCGCATCGCTGAAACAGAACAGTACCGAACGAACAACCTGGTAAAAAGCCTGCCACGCCAGATCACTGTTAAAGTGATGGACCTGGGCCCGGCCTTCGTTTCCGGCGCCGATCTCGCCATTGCCCGCTATAATGCGCAAAACCTGCAGCTCACTTTCCGCCGGATCACCAGCGGCAAGGCAGACATTACCATCAAAGGCTTCTACCAGGGCCCCAGCGGCGGTTTCATCACACTCGGCTCCGCAGGTTTCCCTACCCGCAACGGCAGCCCGTACAGCACTATTTCCATGAATACGCACGAACAGGCTTATGGCGCCAACCCGAACGTAGACTACGTTGGTTCCGTGATCCAGCATGAAATGGGCCACTGCATCGGCTTCCGCCACACCGACTATATGAACCGCGCATTCAGCTGCGGTGCCAGCGGCGCAGGCAACGAAGGCGCCTCCAATGTAGGGGCCGTTCACATCCCCGGTACGCCCACCGGCCCCGACGCAGCGTCCTGGATGCTCGCCTGTTCCAACGGCGGCAACCGCACCTTCAACGCCAACGACATCGTGGCGCTCAATTACCTGTATTGA